A stretch of the Cytophagia bacterium CHB2 genome encodes the following:
- a CDS encoding PDZ domain-containing protein encodes MSYFDDRPNHFRLLIGLFAAYLFVLAAMNFSRNASWATDENLFRTSPSNLYVTKSFPAELLRFTIKKNPALSPPSSSDSVRLGEFLVEIDDQEIGTAAELQDALYAREPDAIITLTSWHPATNATRTFRLARAALPDSFFRELPPSIYITDVAPGGASDRAGMQVGDVIVRINRQGFRDATDADRIMRRAGGGSTIAYDLIRGPRNLTLHVTLAKLGINLGMVMSLLTGLSFLGLGTFIAMYRPRIHAARLLGLMFVSFSFPLLLIYQRGSNASEYTHLFFFMMILSILLGVTTAFHSGFYFPKMRPELMQKPWLYRAPYLMAALSFLLITGAGFSNLAMMRLFFLSAIALLLFYYIGFHLVYRKQRSAEYKFLSRRLSVICWLAGLAALAIVLLGFGRANESLLGFASLPFLMIPAGYLYVINRHRLLDMSLRVRRNRQYEIVAAVWIVFLLALAVASLVFLTKLSLHLPDIRFTGSYLEITDTPMAPERREFIEKFVLMMLAMAVIFVFQRIWRAGQAWIARKFHRESYNYSVATSELAEVMATKLNMVDLARGIVQKLSTLMHLERVGVMFFQNQNTCCCHEAYGFDGRRWEEFCLAADQKIVNILDKFRSESRFSVDYLPEDVKSLFFNHGFRHLVPIRFKEKLVGTMLLGEKLSEAAYTHEDFAILTAIAKQASVAVENAFLYEELAEQERLKHELAIARRIQMASLPQNTPKVEGLEIAGISIPALEVGGDYFDYLNGVPNRITIIVGDVSGKGTSAALYMSKVQGILRSLHDFGLSPRQLFIRANHLLRQALERKSFVTSIGGDFNTTSRQLALARAGHLPLFYYHARRAHVEKITPKGLGLGLDDDGIFASELEERIIAYEPGDVFLFVTDGVTEAHNGNGAEFGEDQLAEVLAQNVHNHAEQIRDKVISALKHFANNIEQHDDQTIVVVKATH; translated from the coding sequence ATGTCTTACTTCGACGATCGACCCAATCACTTCCGCCTGCTTATCGGGCTATTTGCGGCGTATCTTTTCGTGCTCGCCGCCATGAACTTTTCGCGCAATGCGAGTTGGGCCACCGATGAGAATCTGTTTCGTACCTCCCCCTCAAATTTGTATGTGACCAAAAGTTTTCCCGCCGAATTGCTCCGGTTCACGATTAAAAAAAATCCGGCCCTTTCGCCTCCGAGTTCCAGCGACTCGGTTCGCCTCGGCGAATTCCTGGTCGAGATTGACGACCAGGAGATTGGCACAGCAGCAGAATTGCAAGACGCGCTGTATGCACGTGAGCCCGATGCCATCATCACGCTAACGAGCTGGCATCCTGCAACAAATGCCACCCGAACCTTTCGGCTGGCGCGCGCCGCATTGCCGGATAGTTTCTTTCGCGAGCTGCCACCGTCCATTTATATCACGGACGTTGCGCCCGGCGGCGCTTCCGATCGCGCCGGCATGCAAGTCGGCGACGTGATCGTGCGGATCAACCGCCAGGGCTTTCGCGATGCCACAGATGCCGATCGCATCATGCGCCGCGCCGGCGGCGGCAGCACGATTGCCTACGACCTGATACGCGGCCCTCGCAACCTCACCTTACATGTGACGCTTGCCAAGCTGGGTATCAATCTCGGCATGGTTATGAGTTTACTCACGGGCTTGTCGTTTTTGGGACTGGGGACATTCATTGCTATGTATCGCCCGCGCATTCACGCAGCGCGGTTGCTTGGTCTCATGTTTGTGTCCTTTTCATTTCCATTGTTGTTGATTTATCAGCGCGGCTCGAACGCCTCCGAGTATACTCATCTTTTTTTCTTCATGATGATTTTGAGCATTCTTCTCGGCGTCACAACCGCCTTTCATAGCGGGTTCTATTTCCCCAAAATGCGCCCCGAGCTGATGCAAAAGCCGTGGCTTTATCGCGCGCCCTATTTGATGGCCGCCCTTAGCTTTCTTTTGATTACAGGCGCGGGCTTTTCCAACCTGGCGATGATGCGCCTATTCTTCCTCTCCGCCATTGCGCTGTTACTTTTCTATTATATCGGTTTTCATCTCGTTTATCGCAAACAACGCAGCGCGGAGTACAAATTTCTAAGCCGCAGATTGAGCGTGATTTGCTGGCTTGCCGGCTTGGCCGCACTGGCCATCGTGCTTCTGGGGTTTGGCCGGGCAAATGAATCGCTCTTGGGGTTTGCCAGCTTGCCCTTTTTGATGATCCCGGCGGGCTATCTTTACGTGATCAATCGTCATCGTTTACTCGACATGAGTTTGCGGGTGCGGCGCAACAGACAATACGAGATTGTTGCTGCAGTCTGGATTGTTTTCCTGTTGGCGCTGGCAGTGGCCTCTCTGGTGTTCTTGACAAAACTTTCACTCCATTTGCCGGACATTCGTTTTACCGGCAGTTACCTGGAAATCACAGATACGCCGATGGCGCCGGAGCGCCGCGAGTTCATCGAAAAATTTGTTTTGATGATGTTGGCGATGGCGGTGATTTTTGTTTTCCAGCGCATTTGGCGTGCGGGCCAGGCCTGGATTGCGCGCAAATTTCATCGTGAAAGCTATAACTACAGTGTTGCCACCAGCGAGCTGGCCGAAGTGATGGCGACGAAATTGAACATGGTCGATCTTGCCCGCGGCATCGTCCAGAAGCTTTCAACACTCATGCATCTCGAACGCGTTGGCGTCATGTTTTTTCAAAACCAAAATACCTGTTGTTGTCATGAAGCCTATGGTTTTGACGGCCGCCGGTGGGAAGAGTTCTGCCTGGCAGCCGATCAAAAAATCGTGAATATCCTGGACAAGTTTCGCAGCGAATCGCGCTTTAGCGTCGATTATCTTCCCGAGGACGTCAAATCCCTCTTTTTTAATCACGGCTTCCGGCATCTCGTGCCGATTCGATTCAAGGAAAAACTTGTCGGCACGATGTTGCTGGGAGAGAAGCTTTCCGAAGCTGCTTACACGCACGAAGATTTTGCCATTCTCACGGCCATCGCCAAGCAAGCCTCGGTGGCGGTTGAGAATGCATTTTTATATGAAGAACTGGCCGAGCAGGAACGCCTGAAGCATGAGCTTGCCATTGCGCGGCGCATTCAAATGGCTTCGCTGCCGCAAAATACGCCAAAGGTTGAAGGGTTGGAGATTGCCGGCATCTCAATTCCCGCGCTCGAAGTCGGAGGCGATTATTTTGATTATCTCAACGGCGTTCCGAATAGGATTACGATAATCGTGGGGGATGTGAGCGGTAAAGGCACCTCGGCGGCGCTTTACATGTCCAAAGTGCAGGGCATTCTGCGCTCACTGCATGATTTTGGTTTGTCGCCGCGCCAGTTGTTTATCCGGGCAAATCATTTGTTGCGCCAGGCGCTGGAACGCAAATCGTTTGTGACCTCCATCGGCGGCGACTTTAACACGACGTCACGCCAACTGGCATTGGCGCGCGCCGGCCACTTGCCGTTGTTTTATTATCATGCCCGGCGTGCACACGTTGAGAAGATTACGCCGAAAGGCCTTGGGCTGGGATTGGACGATGATGGCATCTTTGCCTCGGAGTTGGAGGAACGCATCATCGCCTACGAACCCGGAGACGTTTTCTTGTTTGTTACCGACGGCGTCACGGAAGCGCATAACGGTAACGGCGCCGAATTTGGTGAGGATCAGCTCGCGGAAGTTCTAGCGCAAAACGTTCACAATCATGCCGAACAGATTCGCGATAAAGTCATTTCCGCCCTCAAACATTTTGCGAATAACATTGAGCAACACGACGATCAGACCATCGTGGTGGTGAAGGCGACGCACTAA
- a CDS encoding (2Fe-2S)-binding protein yields the protein MPTRQVVTLRVNGSSHEVAIRPHDVLLDVIRENLNLTGTKRGCDMGTCGCCTVHLDGRARLSCLTPALEAVGHDITTIEGLKCNGLLDPLQRAFAENGGSQCGFCTPGFIMTAKAFLNEHPHPTRDDIKEAISGNLCRCTGYIKIVDAIAEVAQEGVLP from the coding sequence ATGCCAACCAGACAAGTTGTGACACTGCGCGTGAACGGTTCGAGCCATGAGGTCGCGATCCGTCCGCATGACGTGCTGCTTGACGTGATTCGAGAGAATTTGAACCTCACCGGCACCAAGCGCGGCTGTGACATGGGCACCTGCGGCTGCTGTACGGTTCACCTCGATGGCCGCGCGCGGCTTTCCTGCCTGACGCCGGCGCTGGAGGCCGTCGGCCATGACATCACCACGATCGAAGGTTTGAAATGCAACGGGCTGCTCGATCCGCTGCAACGCGCTTTTGCCGAGAACGGTGGTTCGCAATGCGGCTTCTGCACACCCGGCTTTATTATGACCGCAAAGGCCTTTCTCAATGAACATCCCCATCCCACACGAGACGACATCAAAGAAGCGATTTCCGGCAATCTTTGCCGCTGCACGGGATATATAAAAATTGTAGACGCCATCGCGGAAGTCGCACAAGAGGGCGTTCTGCCGTAA